A region of Thermobifida halotolerans DNA encodes the following proteins:
- a CDS encoding saccharopine dehydrogenase NADP-binding domain-containing protein yields MTAADQPLVGLVGASGAVGAQAARALYGLGRTRLRLGGRRAAPLRALAAELGAQVEARPVDVDDAAALADFCSGCAVVVNCAGPSYRIVDRVARAALAAGADYVDVTGDAPVHDRLCRDGLAQRRTAVLSAGLLPGLSALLPRWAARGRLERITAYSGGLERCTEAAAADLLLSLPGSAQEAAVFGEPLAVWRAGRRVPRALRARDGVRAPFFPEEAFVQPFLTGEAQRLAATLGLRELRWHTVHPGPRTRAVLTGAAGRADGAAPETAARLRAAADLDLAGRTPYYLLVYLLTERVEGTPRERVLVVRTADSYRLSGHVAAAAAHEVLRGAVAPGPHYACDVLDPDTTVRLLFDDARAGTLHLLDGAAAADPAAEVEEGAL; encoded by the coding sequence ATGACCGCCGCGGACCAGCCGCTGGTCGGCCTCGTCGGCGCCTCCGGAGCCGTCGGTGCCCAGGCCGCGCGCGCCCTGTACGGCCTGGGCCGCACCCGGCTCAGACTGGGCGGGCGCCGCGCGGCCCCGCTGCGCGCCCTGGCCGCCGAACTCGGCGCGCAGGTCGAGGCGCGCCCCGTCGACGTCGACGACGCCGCGGCGCTGGCGGACTTCTGCTCCGGCTGCGCCGTCGTGGTCAACTGCGCCGGCCCCTCCTACCGGATCGTGGACCGGGTGGCCCGGGCCGCGCTGGCGGCCGGCGCCGACTACGTCGACGTCACCGGGGACGCCCCGGTGCACGACCGGCTCTGCCGGGACGGCCTCGCGCAGCGGCGCACCGCCGTGCTGTCGGCGGGACTGCTGCCGGGCCTGTCGGCGCTGCTGCCCCGCTGGGCGGCGCGGGGCCGCCTGGAGCGGATCACCGCCTACAGCGGCGGACTGGAGCGCTGCACCGAGGCCGCGGCGGCCGACCTGCTGCTGTCGCTGCCCGGAAGCGCCCAGGAGGCGGCCGTCTTCGGCGAGCCCCTGGCCGTCTGGCGCGCGGGGCGGCGCGTGCCCCGCGCGCTGCGAGCGCGCGACGGCGTCCGCGCCCCCTTCTTCCCCGAGGAGGCGTTCGTCCAGCCGTTCCTGACCGGGGAGGCGCAGCGGCTCGCCGCGACGCTCGGCCTGCGCGAACTGCGGTGGCACACCGTCCACCCGGGGCCGCGCACGCGCGCGGTGCTGACCGGGGCGGCCGGGCGCGCCGACGGCGCCGCCCCCGAGACCGCCGCCCGGCTGCGCGCCGCCGCAGACCTCGACCTGGCCGGACGCACCCCCTACTACCTGCTGGTCTACCTCCTGACCGAGCGGGTGGAGGGGACGCCGCGCGAACGCGTGCTCGTCGTCCGCACCGCCGACAGCTACCGGCTGAGCGGCCACGTCGCCGCGGCGGCGGCGCACGAGGTGCTGCGCGGCGCGGTCGCCCCGGGCCCGCACTACGCCTGCGACGTCCTGGACCCCGACACCACGGTGCGCCTGCTGTTCGACGACGCGCGGGCGGGCACGCTGCACCTGCTCGACGGCGCCGCCGCGGCCGACCCCGCGGCCGAGGTCGAGGAGGGGGCGCTGTGA
- a CDS encoding Gfo/Idh/MocA family oxidoreductase produces MTAAARRPLRTVVCGTGFGRHYVEAVRALDGEFELVGILARGGDYSRGYARAQGVPLYTSVADLPDGVDVACVVVGAAVSGGPGSELARALLERGVHVIQEHPVHHDELARTLRAARAAGRVYHLNPFYRNVGPVTRFLQAAEALRGHGRALFVDAASAIQVLYPLLDVLGRALGGLRPWAFADPHPQEEAVAALAHLPQPYRVLQGVVGGVPLVLRVQNQLDPADGDNHALLWHRLAIGAEGGVLTLADTHGPVLWSPRLHVPRDAHRRLTATGPGTGHLDEPSTTVLDGTAPRPFRDVFGRTWPEAVARALRELAADIAAHADPLARGQYDLAVCRVWHDVTARLGRPEIIRPAPPRPLRAADVCAPSPTAPSAQTGPR; encoded by the coding sequence GTGACGGCCGCCGCCCGCCGCCCGCTGCGCACCGTCGTCTGCGGCACCGGCTTCGGCCGCCACTACGTCGAAGCCGTGCGCGCCCTGGACGGGGAGTTCGAACTGGTCGGCATCCTGGCCAGGGGCGGCGACTACTCCCGCGGCTACGCGCGCGCCCAGGGCGTGCCGCTGTACACCTCGGTCGCCGACCTGCCCGACGGCGTCGACGTCGCCTGCGTCGTCGTCGGCGCGGCCGTCTCCGGCGGCCCGGGCAGCGAGCTGGCCCGCGCGCTGCTGGAACGCGGCGTCCACGTCATCCAGGAGCACCCCGTCCACCACGACGAACTGGCCCGCACCCTGCGCGCGGCCCGCGCCGCGGGCCGGGTCTACCACCTCAACCCCTTCTACCGGAACGTCGGCCCGGTCACCCGGTTCCTTCAGGCCGCCGAGGCGCTGCGCGGACACGGACGTGCGCTGTTCGTCGACGCCGCCTCCGCGATCCAGGTGCTCTACCCCCTGCTCGACGTGCTCGGCCGCGCACTCGGCGGCCTCCGGCCGTGGGCGTTCGCCGACCCCCACCCCCAGGAGGAGGCCGTGGCCGCGCTCGCGCACCTGCCGCAGCCCTACCGGGTGCTGCAGGGGGTGGTCGGCGGCGTTCCACTGGTCCTGCGGGTGCAGAACCAGCTCGATCCGGCCGACGGCGACAACCACGCCCTGCTGTGGCACCGCCTGGCCATCGGCGCGGAGGGCGGGGTCCTCACCCTCGCCGACACCCACGGCCCCGTGCTGTGGAGCCCCCGGCTGCACGTGCCGCGCGACGCCCACCGGCGGCTGACCGCCACCGGCCCGGGCACCGGCCACCTGGACGAACCCAGCACCACGGTGCTCGACGGCACCGCGCCGCGCCCCTTCCGCGACGTGTTCGGCCGCACCTGGCCGGAGGCGGTCGCCCGGGCGCTGCGCGAACTGGCCGCCGACATCGCCGCCCACGCCGACCCGCTCGCCCGCGGCCAGTACGACCTGGCGGTGTGCCGCGTGTGGCACGACGTCACCGCCCGGCTCGGCCGCCCGGAGATCATCCGCCCCGCGCCCCCGCGTCCGCTGCGCGCCGCCGACGTCTGCGCCCCCAGCCCGACCGCCCCCTCCGCCCAGACGGGACCACGATGA
- a CDS encoding thioesterase II family protein: MTAATSPHPWLRRFRPAPHARLRLVCLPHAGGGAGAYRSWAALLPSGVDLLCAQYPGREDRFTDPPVDDMSALVGAVADGLEPLLDRPYAVFGHSMGSAVGYELARELRGRGHAEPVRLFASGRRAPADAPGGRVHQADDDALVAELVRLGGTEREVLDDPGLRAAVLGYVRNDYRLIERYRPLSGPPLDCPVSVFVGDRDPEVDAVSARRWDTATTGRVDVQEFPGDHFYLTARRREVVRALLRRLDPALAAAQGPWPSTP, encoded by the coding sequence ATGACCGCCGCGACCTCGCCCCACCCCTGGCTGCGCCGCTTCCGACCCGCCCCGCACGCCCGCCTGCGCCTGGTCTGCCTGCCCCACGCGGGCGGAGGAGCGGGCGCCTACCGCTCCTGGGCCGCGCTGCTGCCCTCCGGCGTGGACCTGCTGTGCGCGCAGTACCCCGGCCGTGAGGACCGGTTCACCGACCCGCCCGTCGACGACATGTCCGCCCTCGTGGGCGCGGTCGCCGACGGGCTGGAACCGCTGCTGGACCGGCCCTACGCCGTCTTCGGCCACAGCATGGGGTCGGCCGTCGGCTACGAGCTCGCCCGCGAGCTGCGCGGCCGCGGGCACGCCGAGCCGGTGCGGCTGTTCGCCTCGGGCCGCCGCGCCCCCGCCGACGCGCCCGGCGGGCGGGTCCACCAGGCCGACGACGACGCCCTGGTCGCCGAACTCGTCCGCCTCGGCGGCACCGAACGCGAGGTCCTCGACGACCCGGGGCTGCGCGCGGCCGTCCTCGGCTACGTCCGCAACGACTACCGGCTGATCGAACGCTACCGACCGCTGTCCGGGCCGCCGCTGGACTGCCCGGTCAGCGTGTTCGTCGGCGACCGCGACCCCGAGGTCGACGCCGTCTCGGCCCGCCGCTGGGACACCGCCACCACCGGGCGCGTCGACGTCCAGGAGTTCCCCGGAGACCACTTCTACCTGACCGCCCGCAGACGCGAGGTGGTCCGCGCCCTGCTGCGCCGCCTCGACCCGGCGCTGGCCGCCGCCCAGGGGCCGTGGCCGAGCACGCCCTGA
- a CDS encoding class I SAM-dependent methyltransferase gives MAEHALTPTDQRKEDNTAVIDYYSPAAEFFDLVGHRHLASSGPALRAALAGLDTGHGPVVDIGAGTGLVTAAIARALPSARVVSAEPSPTMRAILTSRVFGDPDLRRRVTVLPEPAQTMPLPDSISAAVIFGVAGHLTRAERTDLWRRLADRLPPGGPIVVELMGVETPRAIPPTRMVRETVGEQVYEWWIAGEPAGADVMRWRTEWRVHRDGELVRTVTDEYDWETFGIPQLAEEAGMTAKRLVQAGREATPEIGVLVK, from the coding sequence GTGGCCGAGCACGCCCTGACCCCGACCGACCAGCGGAAGGAAGACAACACCGCCGTGATCGACTACTACTCCCCGGCCGCCGAGTTCTTCGACCTCGTCGGCCACCGCCACCTGGCCTCCAGCGGCCCCGCGCTGCGGGCCGCCCTGGCCGGGCTCGACACCGGCCACGGCCCCGTCGTCGACATCGGGGCGGGCACCGGGCTCGTCACCGCGGCCATCGCCCGGGCCCTGCCGTCGGCGCGCGTCGTCTCCGCCGAGCCGTCCCCCACCATGCGGGCGATCCTCACCAGCCGCGTCTTCGGCGACCCCGACCTGCGCCGACGGGTCACCGTGCTGCCCGAACCGGCGCAGACCATGCCGCTGCCCGACTCGATCTCCGCGGCGGTCATCTTCGGGGTCGCCGGGCACCTCACCCGCGCCGAACGCACCGACCTGTGGCGCCGCCTGGCCGACCGGCTGCCTCCGGGCGGCCCGATCGTCGTCGAGCTCATGGGCGTGGAGACCCCCCGCGCCATTCCCCCCACCCGGATGGTCCGCGAGACCGTGGGCGAGCAGGTCTACGAGTGGTGGATCGCGGGCGAGCCCGCGGGCGCCGACGTCATGCGCTGGCGCACCGAGTGGCGGGTCCACCGCGACGGCGAGCTCGTGCGCACCGTCACCGACGAGTACGACTGGGAGACCTTCGGCATCCCGCAGCTGGCCGAGGAGGCCGGCATGACCGCCAAACGCCTCGTGCAGGCCGGACGCGAGGCCACACCGGAGATCGGGGTGCTGGTCAAATGA